The Streptomyces collinus DNA segment ATCGTACGGGACTGGTCGGCTATCGACCGGGTGATGGCCTGGCGGATCCACCACGTGGCGTACGTGGAGAACTTGAAGCCCTTGCGGTAGTCGAACTTCTCGACCGCGCGCACCAGGCCGGCGTTGCCCTCCTGGATCAGGTCCAGCAGCGGCAGCCCGCTGCGGGGGTAGCGGCGGGCGACGGCGACGACCAGACGCAGGTTGGAGCGGATGAAGACGTCCTTGGCGCGCTCGCTCGCGTCGACCAGGGCCCGCAGTTCCTCGGGCGAGGCGCCGGCCTTGTTCTCCTCCAGGCCGTCGAGGATCTGCTGTGCGAACACACCCGCTTCGATGATCTGCGACAGCTCGACCTCCTTGGCGGCGTCGAGCAGCGGTGTGCGCGCTATCTCGTCGAGGTACATGCCGACCAGGTCGCGGTCGGCGATCTCGCCGCCATGGGCGCGAACACTGCTTGCCGCGTCGGCCGTCTCGCCGGTGGCGGACTGACGACGGGCGACGGCACGGGTTGCCATGCGAGCTCCCTTGCGATGGTGAGGTCAGCGGGTGGTCCTTCGGACGCTGGACTCCGTCTTCCGGGACTCTCCGGACTCTCCTCGGGTGCCCTGCATCCGATGGAAACAACGACTGGAATCAGGACAGAATTCCCAACCCGGCCCCCGATTTTTCTGATCATGCAGTACCCTGTCCGGCCACTCAGGGAGGCTCGATGCTGTCGGAACGTACAGAGGTGCAGGTCAGGCCGGGAGTCGAGGGGGACCTCGACGCCCTCACGGCCCTCTACAACCACTATGTACGTGAGACGGCGATCACATTCGATACCGCGATTTTCACTCCGGAGGAGCGCCGCCCTTGGCTGCTCTCCCACCCTGAAGACGGGCCGCACCGCCTGATGGTTGCCACGACGGCGGACCCACAGGAGATTCTGGGCTACTCCACATCAAGCCCTTTCCGAACGAAGCCCGCCTATGCCACCTCCGTGGAGACGACCGTGTACGTCGCCCCGGACGCCGGCCGGCGCGGCATCGGCACACTCCTCTACACCGCCCTCTTCGAGGCTCTGTCCGGCGAGGACCTGCACCGCGCCTACGCGGGCATCGCGCTGCCGAACGAGGCGTCGGCCCGGCTGCACGAGCGCCTCGGCTTCCGGCACGTGGGCACGTACCGGGAGGTGGGCCGCAAGTTCGGCCGGTACTGGGACGTGGCCTGGTACGAGAAGCCGCTGTAGCCCCTTGGCGGGCACACCCGCAAGAGGTTCCTCTCAGCCGAACTGCACCGACCGCTTCGCCAGCCCCATCCAGAACCCGTCGATCACGGACTTCTGCGTGTCCAGCTCGCCGGCCGCGTCGGCCGCGCCCATCGTCACGAAGAGCGGGGCGAAGTGCTCGGTGCGCGGGTGGGCCAGCTGCCCCGCGGGGGACTTGCGGGTGAAGTCGAGCAGGGCGTCGACGTCACGCGCCTCCAGCGCCCGCCGGCCCCAGTCGTCGAACTCCGCCGACCAGGCGGGGATGCCGCCCTGCCGCAGCGCGGCCAGGTTGTGGGTGAAGAAGCCCGAGCCGACGATGAGCACGCCCTCGTCCCGCAGGGGGGCGAGCCTGCGGCCGATCTCCATGAGCCGAACCGGGTCGAGCGTCGGCATGGACACCTGGAGGACCGGGAGGTCGGCCTCCGGGTACATCTCGACCAGCGGGACGTACGCGCCGTGGTCGAGGCCGCGGTCGGGGACGTCCTGGACGGACATGCCGGGGGCGCGCAGCAGCTTGCGTACGGACTCCGCGAGCTCCGGTGCGCCGGGGGCGTCGTACTTCACCCGGTAGTAGTGCTCCGGGAAGCCCCAGAAGTCGTAGACGAGCGGGACGGTCTCGGTGGCGCCGAGGGCGAGCGGGGCCTCCTCCCAGTGGGCGGAGACGATCAGGACGGCCTTGGGGCGCAGCAGTCCGGCGGACCAGGCGGCCAGCTCACCGGGCCAGACCGGGTCGTCGGCCAGGGGCGGGGCGCCGTGGCTGAGGTACAGAGCGGGCATGCGCTCCTGGGTGGCGGCGGACATGCTGCGGCTCCTTCCAAAACGTGGTTCCCTACAAAACTGTACGGACCATTTGTTTAAAGTTCAAGGAGGAGCCACGTAAAGTGGAACGCATGAAGGCACCCGCATCCGCACCGACACCGGGCTCCGCCCAGGAGCCCCAGGAACCGCGCTGGCTCACCGACGAGGAACAGCACGTCTGGCGTTCGTTCATGGAGGGCGTCACCCTCCTCGACGACCATCTCGACCGTCAGCTGCAGCGCGACGCGGGCATGCCGCACGTCTACTACGGCCTTCTGGTCAAGCTGGCCGAGGCGCCGCAGCGACGGCTGCGGATGACCGAGCTCGCGATGCTGGCGAAGATCACCCGGTCCCGGCTCTCGCACGCCGTCGCGCGCCTGGAGAAGAACGGCTGGGTGCGCCGGGAGGACTGCCCCGACGACAAGCGGGGCCAGTTCGCCGTCCTCACGGACGAGGGCTACGACGTGCTGCGGCAGACCGCGCCCGGCCATGTGGAGGCAGTGCGCCAGGCGGTCTTCGACCGGCTCACCCCGCAACAGCAGAAGTCCCTCGGCGAGATCATGCGGATCGTCGCCGAGGGACTTCAGCCGGCCGAAGCGGGTGCGGACCTGCCCTGGCTCCGCTGACGCGGTCGCCGGGCAGGTCCTGGAATCCGCAGGTGCGAGGCGTCCCCTTCCTCGCACCTACGGTTGCCCGAAGGGGTACCTACGGATGGCCCGCAGGGGTGCGGTGCGCGGGCGTCAGTGGGCGACGACCGGGATCTGCACCTCGTCCGCCGCGTCCTCGCCTGAGGGCGCCACCGTCGTACCGCCCGGGCGGCCGGCGTTGACGAAGGTCAGGGCGATCGCGGCGGCCACCACGAGGATGCCGACGGCGAACCAGATGGCGCTGGTGTAGCCCTGCACCATGGCCTCCAGCTGGACCAGCTGCTGCTGGGACCGGCTGGTCGCCCCGGCGATATGGTCGGCGACGTACGCCGTCGTCGCCGAGGCGGCGATGGTGTTCAGCAGGGCCGTGCCGATCGCGCCGCCCACCTGCTGCGAGGTGTTGACCATCGCGGAGGCGACACCGGAGTCCCGCGGCTCGACGCCCTGGGTGGCCAGCGACATGGCCGGCATGAACGCCGTACCCATGCCGAGACCGAGCAGCAGCATCGCCGGCAGCAGCAGAGCGGCGTACGAGGAGCCGATCTCCAGCTGGGTCAGCAGCAGCATGCCGAGCGCGGCGACCAGGAAGCCGGGGCCCATCAGCAGGCGCGGCGCGACCCGGGTCATCAGGCGGGTGCCGATCTGCGTGGAGCCCGTGATCATGCCCGCGATCATCGGCAGGAATGCGAATCCGGTCTTGACCGGCGAGTAGCCCTTCACGATCTGCAGGTAGTAGGTCAGGAAGAGGAACAGGCCGAACATCGCGATGATCGCGAGACCGAGGGAGAGGTAGATCCCGCCGCGGTTGCGCTCGGTGATCACGCGCAGCGGCAGCAGCGGAGCCTTGACCTTGGACTCGACGAGCACGAAGGACGCCAGCAGCACGGCCGACGCGACGAACATGCCGACGGTCACGGAGTCGCTCCAGCCCTCGGACTCGGCGCGGGTGAAGCCGTAGACCAGGGCGACCAGGCCGAGGGTGGACAGGATCACGCCGGGGATGTCGAGCGGGGAGCGGTTGCGGCCGCCTTCCGGCTCACGGATGACGAAGTACGCACCGGCAGCGGCGACGATGGCGAACGGGATGTTCACGAAGAACGTCCAGCGCCAGTCCAGGTACTCGGTGAGGAAGCCGCCGAGGATCAGACCGACGGCACCGCCACCACCGGCGATCGCGCCGTAGATGCCGAACGCCTTGGCGCGCTCCTTGGCGTCGGTGAACATCACCGCGAGCAGGGAGAGCGCGGCGGGCGCGAGCAGGGCACCGAAGACGCCCTGGAGGGCACGGGCGCCGAACATCATCGCCTCGTTGGTGGCCGCGCCGCCGAGCGCGGAGGCCGCGGCGAAACCGCCCAGACCGACGACGAAGGCCTTCTTGCGGCCCCACAGGTCGGCTATCCGGCCACCGAACAGGAGCAGACCGCCGAAGGCGAGCGCGTAGGCCGTGACGACCCACTGCCGGTTGCCGTCGGAGATGCCCAGGTCCTGCTGGGCGGAGGGCAGGGCGATGTTCACGATGGTGGCGTCCAGGACGACCATCAGCTGGGCGAGCGCGATGAAGACCAGCGCTTTCCAGCGGCCGGCGTCCGGTTCTCTGGCCGGTGTGCCGAGCGTCTTCGAGGCTGTTTCAGACATGGGGATACCCACTTCGGGACTTCGTGACGGAAAAGGGTGACGAAAGGGACGGCTCGTGCGGGGACGGCCGCTGGGTCCTGGGACTGTCGTTCAGGGTTCGGATCGGTGGGGTTCGCACCGGCGGGGTTCAGACCGGTGGGGCGGTCTGAAACTCATCGGGCGGCAGCGATCGAACGAAGGGCGGAACCGGTCGGCCGGGACTGGCCGGACGGAATCGATAGGTCGGAACGGGTCGGGCTGGACGGATCGGGTCGGACGGATCGGGTCGTCGGGCTGGACGGTTCGGGTCGGACGGATCGGTCAGGGCCGGCGCAGGTCCTCCAGAGTCACGGCCGTGCCCGGGAGGGCGGAGCGGGCGGGGGCCCGCAGCCCGTCCAGGAACAGCTGAAGATGGCGGTGGACGAAGCGGTCGGCCCGGAAGCAGTCCGTACCGGCCGGGGGCCGGCTGAGCTGGGCCACGGCGATCATGACGTCCCCCACGTCCACGTCGGACCGGAGCTGCCCGGCCGACCTGGCGCGGTCCATGACCTCCGCGACCTGCCGCTCGACCCGTTCGCGCGCGGCCTCCAGATCCGGGTGGTGCTGGTCGAACGTGCTGGAGATCATCGGGCACAGCGCGCTGATCCGCTCGTCGGCGGCGGCGTGCACGAAGCGCTCCAGCGCCTCGAACGCGTCGCCGGTCTCGGCGAGCGCGGCCTCGGCGGCCGCGGTCGTACGGTCCATGACGGAGCAGACGACCTCGCGGACGAGCGCGTCGCGGTCCGGGAAGTTGCGGTACACCGTGGCGTTTCCGACGCCGGCCCGGCGGGCGATCTCGTCGAGCGGCACCTCGGGGCCGTGTTCGACGAACATCTCCCGGGCGGCGGTGACGATCCGCTCCCGGTTGCGCAGGGCGTCGGCGCGAGGCCGGGGCACCTTGCGCGCTTCGGGGGTGGCGGTCTGCACGGTGTACTCCTGACGAGTGAGGCGATCCGGGGACTGCATCCCCGTTTCAGTCGGACACATGGCTAAACGGGGAGTAGGTCCCCGGTATTTCCCGCTCCCGCAGAAAATGTTTGTGACCTGACTCACAAGCCGCTCCGGGCCCTACCGACGGGAAACCCACGATCGGTCTCTCCCAGCGCGCACCCCCTCACCCCGCGACGCAGGGTGATCGAAAGGGTGCAGCCGGAGACCGGTGGCTGCCGTGGCGCGGGAGGTCCCTTGCAGGTCCCTTGCATACAGCCGCGGCCACGGCGCCCCCGCCGGGACGGCACGGGGCCGCCCGGCCACCGGATACCCGGGCGCCGGCTGGCCGCCCTGGCCTGCGTGACCGCCCTGACCTTCACGGTCAGCACCTCGGCGGGCACCGGCCGACTCGCCCCGGGCGCCAGTACGGCGGGAGCGGGCCCCGTCACCCTGTCCCACACCTCCGCACACGGTCCCTGCATGATCCGCAGCACCCGCGAGATCCAGATGTCCGAGGGCATCCCCACCTCCGCCGGCTACACCCGCTCCACCGGCACCGTCCGCGCCCTCACCCTCATGATCGACTTCTCCGACGCCCCCGGCGAGGGTGCCGCCCTGGACCGCTTCCACGAGTTCTTCCCGCAGACCCGCGACTGGTTCCGCACCAGCTCCTACGGCCGCCTCGACTACCGTCCCGAGACCCCCGTCCCGGGGTGGCTGCGGATGCCGAAGTCCTTCCGCGAGTACGGCATAGAGAGGGGCTCTCCGTTCGAGCCCGGTTACCGCACCCTGGTCGAGGACCTGGTGGCCGCGGCCGACCCGAAGGTGGACTTCCGCGCCTACGACCTGCTGAACGTCCTGGTCACCCCGAACGCCGGCCCCTCCGCCCTGGACACGGTCCTGTCCGTCACCTTCGCCGGCAACCCGGAGGCACCCAGGGCCGACGGCATACCCCTGGCCAACGCCTCCTTCGTCTACTCCCGCCAGGACGACGGCTCCGGCTCCTACGACCGCACCGGCTACCGCGTCCTCCCCCACGAGAACGGCCACGTCTTCGGCCTGCCCGACCTGTACACCGCGGAGGGCGGGGGCGCGGTCGGCCACTGGGACATCATGAGCGAGGACTGGGGGGCCAACAACGACTTCCTCGGCTGGCACAAATGGAAGCTCGGCTGGCTCGACGCCGCCCAGGTCCACTGCGCGGCCTCCCCCGGCACCACCGAATACACCCTGACGCCCCTGGCCCTCTCCGGCGGCTCCAAGCTGGTCTTCGTCCCCCTGGACGACAGAACCGGCTACGCCGTCGAACTGCGCACCCGCGCCGGCAACGACGAGGCGGTGTGCCGCCCGGGCGTCCTGGTCTACCGGGTCGACGCGGAGGTGGACACGGGCATGGGCCCGGTCGCCATCATCGACTCCCACCGCGACAGCGGCGGCTGCACGCGCGCGGCGAACGTCCACGCGGAACTGTCGGACGCGCCGTTCACGCCCGGGGAGACGTTCCGTGACGCGAGGAGAGGGATCACGATCGAGGTGACGGGGGTGGGGGCGGGAGCGGTGGGGGCGGCGGGGGGCGGTGTGGAGGAGGGGTACCGGGTGCGGGTGACGAGGGGGTAGGGGGTGGGCGGTGGGGGTGGGCGCGGCACGCGGGAGGTTGGGGGGGGGACGGTCATCGCCCGGCACCCAGCCCCGCCCGGCACGGCCAACCGGCCATCCGACCGCCCGACCACCCGACCACCCGACCACCCGGCCGCCCTTTCCGGATTACGGTGGGCGTGACCGCGACCGTCGCGGTCGTCGCGGCCGCAGCGGCGTACCGGCTGTCATGGTCGTAGCGGCCGCCGTACCGGAGAACCGATGCCAGCGAAGCCCATGCCCGAGACGACTCCGGAGGAGTCCGCCCCCACGGCCGAGGAGGCCGACGAGAAGGGGCCGCCGGCCGAGGGGACTGCTGCCCTCATCGGTACCGGTACGGGTGGGGACGTCCCCGCGGAGGCGGTCGCTCCCCTCATCCGCGGCATCGCGGTACTGCGGGAACTGACGGAGGCGAACGGCACGCTGAGCCTGAGCGGCCTGGAACGGGCCACCGGTCTCGCCCGCTCCACGGTCGACCGCATCACGGCCACCCTCGCCCGCATGGGTTACGTCCGCTTCGACGGCCGGGACGTCCACCTGTCCCCCCGCCTGATGGAACTGGGCAACGCCTACCTGTCGGCCCTGCGCCTCCCCGCTCTGCTCTCCCCGTACGCGGACGCCCTGGCAGACGAACTGGACGAGTCGGTCTCCCTCGCGGTCGCCGACCAGGACGGCATCCGCTTCATCCACCAGGCGACCCGCCGCCGCGCGATGTCCCTCAGCTTCCGCATCGGCGACCTGCTCCCGGCCGAACGCACCGCCCCCGGACCGCTGTTCGCGACGGAGTGGACGGCCGCGGACTGGCAGCGCTGGCGGGATCGCAGGGCCGCGGACCCGAGGGACCTGTCCTTCACGGCCGTACCGCCACGGACCCACCGACCGGACACGCGCGACGACGACACCTTCGTCCGCCGCACGGAAGAGGCGTCCGCCCACGGCTGGTCCCTGGACGACCAGTTGATCGAGCCGGGGCTGGTGGCGATCTCGGTACCGGTCCGCGCCCCGGGAGCGGACCGCCGGATCGCCAGCGTGGCAAGCGTGGTCAGCCACACGAGCCGCCACACCGCACGCAACCTGCGCACCACCCTCCTCCCAAGGCTGCGGTCCACGGTCGAGGCGATGGAACGCGAACTGCGCGACACCCCGCCCCCCGAGCCCGGCCCGCCCCCCGCGGACCTGGCGCTCTGGACGGGCGCGTCCAAACAGCAACTGGGCCGTGAGTTCATCGAATCCCTGGCCCGGGGACTGACCGTCCTCACGGCCTTCGGCGAGGGCAGGGAGGAGCTGACCCTCACGGAGGTGGCCCGGGCGACGGGCCTGGCCCGTGCGACGGCCCGCCGGGCCCTGATCACCTACGAACACCTGGGCCTGGTGGCCCCGTCCGGCCGCACCTTCACACCGACCCCCCGGGTCCTCTCCCTCGGCTTCCCGCCCCTGTCCCGCACCACCCTGTCCGAGATCGCCCAGCCCCACCTGGCCGACCTGACGTCCCGCATCCACGAGTCGACGTCACTGGCGGTGCTGTCGGACTCCGGCGAGGAGATCCAGTACACGGCCCGGGTGACCACGGCCCGGGTGATGAGCGTGACCATCACGGTGGGCACACGCTTGCCGGCGTACGCGACGGCACCGGGCAGGGTCCTGCTGGCGGACACCCGTGACGAAGGGGCCCTGGCCTCGGTCCGCTCCCAGGGGTACGCCCTGGTGGACGAGGAGCTGGAAGAGGGCCTCCGCTCGGTCGCGGTCCCGATCCGCGACCGGTCGGGCCGGGTCGTGGCGGCCCTGAACACGGCACTGCACGCCAGCCGCCGCACCCCGAGGGAGTGCGTGACGGACCTCCTCCCGGAACTGACGGCGACGGCGACACGCATCCAGACGGACTTCCACGCGGCAGCGCGCTTCACCCACGTCCCGGCGTCCTGACTCCCCACCGCCCCGGCCCACACCTCTGACGCGACCCCCACACCCGCCCGACCCGCATCCGGTACGCTGACGCCTGTGGTCCTCCCAGACCACAGGCATGACGCTGCTTGCGTCCGATGCCACTGCCTTCGTAGCTCAGGGGATAGAGCACCGCTCTCCTAAAGCGGGTGTCGCAGGTTCGAATCCTGCCGGGGGCACCAGCCAAAAGGCCCCGGACCGATCATGGTCCGGGGCCTTTTGACGGCATCATTTGACGGCAGTCGCCTCTAGGCGGCCGGTCGGCGGCGCCTGAGCAGGCGGTCCATGTGGCTGATCGCCTCCCGTTGCGTGTCGTGCACGACGTGCGTGTACACGTCCATCGTGATGCTGATCTGACTGTGTCCGAGGATCTCCATGATGACTCGGGGCGCGACGCCGGCCGCCGTCAGCAGCGTGGCGCAGCCGTGCCGGGCATCGTGCAATCGGACCACCCGCAGCTCTGCGTCAGCGGCCACCCGCGTGAACGACCGGTAGACGTTCCGCGGCTCCACCGGCCGGCCGTTCCGTGTGGCGAAGACGTAGCCCTTCTCGTCCCACGCGATTCCGGTGCGCGCGAACGCTGCCCGTTGCCGCAGTCGGTGCCAGCGAAGCGGCGCGATGCACAGCGCGGGCATCGGAATCACTCGCCGACGGCGGCTCTTGGGGTCGTCGTCGTACAGCGTGCCGCGTCGGCGCTGCGTCTGCTGGCGTACGTGCAGCACCCGGTTGTCCAGGTCCCCACCCGACCAGCGCAGGCCCACCAGTTCACCGCGCCGTAGGCCCATGGCGATAGCCAGAACGAATGCGGCGTACAGCGGGTCTCGCCGTGCGGCCTCCAGGAACGTCAGCGTCTCTTCCAGGGTCCATGGACTGATGTCACGCTGCTTCACGCGGGGCGGTTCGACGAGCGATGCGACGTTCCGTGTGATGAGTTTCTCGCGCAGGGCCGCCGTGAGCGCGGTACGGAGCATGCGGTGCGCTTCCTTGGCGGTCGCGGCCGTAGTCGTGCTCTGCACGCGGGTGGTGAAGCGGCGCACGTCGGCGACGCTGAGCGACTCCAGCCGCTTGGTGCCCAGCAGAGGAACTAGGTAGCGGCGCACATGCATCTCGTACTTGTCGTACGTGCTCAGCTTGCGGCGCGGTTCGACGTACTGCGCCAGCCAGTACGGCAGCCACTCGGAGAGCTTCGCGGAGCGGGTAGGCGTCGGGATGCCCTGACGGGCGCGGCGCACCAGTTCCTGATGCTTCTCGTCGCACTCATCCCAGGTGTTGCCGTACACCGTCTTGCGAGCGCGGGTGCCGTCCGGCTGTGGAACGTACACACGGCCCTCGTAACGGCCGTCCTTTCGCTGCCTGATGCTCCCAGCACCGTTCGGGTTTCGCTTGCGCGCCATCAGGCGGCCTCCTCAAGACGGTTCTTCATGTACGTGGCCACCGCGTCCGCCGGGACGCGGCGCAAACGCCCTTCGGTGAAGCTCGGGAGCCGCTTGGACCGGATCAGGTCGTAGACCTTGAAACGGCTCATCCGCAGCGCGGTCATGACTTCGGGCACGGTCAGGGCCTGGTGGCTTGTGGGCAGGGGGGAGTTCATGTGGTGACTCCTCTGAGGTGGCCTGCGAACGGAGTTGCTTCCGGGACTTCTCAGGAGCCCGCGCCTGTCCGAGGTGTGGATTTCTGCGTCACAGCGTCACGTGCGTCAATCAGGCTTCTGACCTGCGGTTTCCGGTGACGCAGCGGGGTGAGCCCTGCGTCACCGATGACATGGGCGCTCGTCACCGGGTGACGCTGATGACGCAGGATTCACCGTCTGCGTCACCGCTTTCGCCGCAGGTCAGTGGCCATCTGACGGGCCCGTGGTGACGCAGTGACGCAGATCTTCCCTGCTTAGGAAAGAGAAAGGGGTGGTGTCTGTGGTCTTACGTCATCGCTCAGGGCTTTGAAGAACGGGCCGCTTCGCGGCACGACTTGGCAGGGCGGCTGTCGCCGCCGAAACGACAAGAGGAGCACCCCGGGCGAGGCATGCTCCTCTTGCCTGTCCGGGCGTACGGTCAGAATGCGGTCTGCTGCCAGGGCGGCGGGGGCGGGGCCTGGCGGCTGAGTTCGATGTAGCGGGCGGCGCTGGTGCGCCCCCAGTCGACCAGGACGCCACGGGCGGCCAGGGTGGGCTGGATGCGCCTCAGCCGGCCGGAGAGGACCTTGCCGGTGGTGGGCCAGCCCTTGGGCAAGGGGCGGCATTCCTCGCCGCTGTAGAGGGCGGTCAGAGCGTGCAGCCACTCCGCCGACGTCATCCGCTCTTCCGCGCCCGGGGTGAGTTCGGCGGCGTGCTTGAGGACCGTCTGCGCCAGGAGATCACCCTCGATCACGTCGTCGTTGAGATCGTCCAGGCTGGCCCGGTATGCCTCCAGCGTC contains these protein-coding regions:
- a CDS encoding sigma-70 family RNA polymerase sigma factor, with amino-acid sequence MATRAVARRQSATGETADAASSVRAHGGEIADRDLVGMYLDEIARTPLLDAAKEVELSQIIEAGVFAQQILDGLEENKAGASPEELRALVDASERAKDVFIRSNLRLVVAVARRYPRSGLPLLDLIQEGNAGLVRAVEKFDYRKGFKFSTYATWWIRQAITRSIADQSRTIRLPVHLVEELGRIRRVQREFNREHGRDPEPAEIAAELGSNPERVTDVLDWARDPVSLNMSVDDEGETQFGDLLEDTSAVSPEQSVLTLLRSEELDDLIGRLDQRTASIIKMRYGIEDGRERTLTEVGKEHGLTRERIRQIEKHALLELKKLARSTGFDAAA
- a CDS encoding GNAT family N-acetyltransferase, which produces MLSERTEVQVRPGVEGDLDALTALYNHYVRETAITFDTAIFTPEERRPWLLSHPEDGPHRLMVATTADPQEILGYSTSSPFRTKPAYATSVETTVYVAPDAGRRGIGTLLYTALFEALSGEDLHRAYAGIALPNEASARLHERLGFRHVGTYREVGRKFGRYWDVAWYEKPL
- a CDS encoding dioxygenase family protein, which codes for MSAATQERMPALYLSHGAPPLADDPVWPGELAAWSAGLLRPKAVLIVSAHWEEAPLALGATETVPLVYDFWGFPEHYYRVKYDAPGAPELAESVRKLLRAPGMSVQDVPDRGLDHGAYVPLVEMYPEADLPVLQVSMPTLDPVRLMEIGRRLAPLRDEGVLIVGSGFFTHNLAALRQGGIPAWSAEFDDWGRRALEARDVDALLDFTRKSPAGQLAHPRTEHFAPLFVTMGAADAAGELDTQKSVIDGFWMGLAKRSVQFG
- a CDS encoding MarR family winged helix-turn-helix transcriptional regulator, coding for MKAPASAPTPGSAQEPQEPRWLTDEEQHVWRSFMEGVTLLDDHLDRQLQRDAGMPHVYYGLLVKLAEAPQRRLRMTELAMLAKITRSRLSHAVARLEKNGWVRREDCPDDKRGQFAVLTDEGYDVLRQTAPGHVEAVRQAVFDRLTPQQQKSLGEIMRIVAEGLQPAEAGADLPWLR
- a CDS encoding MFS transporter, encoding MSETASKTLGTPAREPDAGRWKALVFIALAQLMVVLDATIVNIALPSAQQDLGISDGNRQWVVTAYALAFGGLLLFGGRIADLWGRKKAFVVGLGGFAAASALGGAATNEAMMFGARALQGVFGALLAPAALSLLAVMFTDAKERAKAFGIYGAIAGGGGAVGLILGGFLTEYLDWRWTFFVNIPFAIVAAAGAYFVIREPEGGRNRSPLDIPGVILSTLGLVALVYGFTRAESEGWSDSVTVGMFVASAVLLASFVLVESKVKAPLLPLRVITERNRGGIYLSLGLAIIAMFGLFLFLTYYLQIVKGYSPVKTGFAFLPMIAGMITGSTQIGTRLMTRVAPRLLMGPGFLVAALGMLLLTQLEIGSSYAALLLPAMLLLGLGMGTAFMPAMSLATQGVEPRDSGVASAMVNTSQQVGGAIGTALLNTIAASATTAYVADHIAGATSRSQQQLVQLEAMVQGYTSAIWFAVGILVVAAAIALTFVNAGRPGGTTVAPSGEDAADEVQIPVVAH
- a CDS encoding TetR/AcrR family transcriptional regulator; translation: MQTATPEARKVPRPRADALRNRERIVTAAREMFVEHGPEVPLDEIARRAGVGNATVYRNFPDRDALVREVVCSVMDRTTAAAEAALAETGDAFEALERFVHAAADERISALCPMISSTFDQHHPDLEAARERVERQVAEVMDRARSAGQLRSDVDVGDVMIAVAQLSRPPAGTDCFRADRFVHRHLQLFLDGLRAPARSALPGTAVTLEDLRRP
- a CDS encoding M6 family metalloprotease domain-containing protein; this translates as MQPRPRRPRRDGTGPPGHRIPGRRLAALACVTALTFTVSTSAGTGRLAPGASTAGAGPVTLSHTSAHGPCMIRSTREIQMSEGIPTSAGYTRSTGTVRALTLMIDFSDAPGEGAALDRFHEFFPQTRDWFRTSSYGRLDYRPETPVPGWLRMPKSFREYGIERGSPFEPGYRTLVEDLVAAADPKVDFRAYDLLNVLVTPNAGPSALDTVLSVTFAGNPEAPRADGIPLANASFVYSRQDDGSGSYDRTGYRVLPHENGHVFGLPDLYTAEGGGAVGHWDIMSEDWGANNDFLGWHKWKLGWLDAAQVHCAASPGTTEYTLTPLALSGGSKLVFVPLDDRTGYAVELRTRAGNDEAVCRPGVLVYRVDAEVDTGMGPVAIIDSHRDSGGCTRAANVHAELSDAPFTPGETFRDARRGITIEVTGVGAGAVGAAGGGVEEGYRVRVTRG
- a CDS encoding IclR family transcriptional regulator domain-containing protein; protein product: MPAKPMPETTPEESAPTAEEADEKGPPAEGTAALIGTGTGGDVPAEAVAPLIRGIAVLRELTEANGTLSLSGLERATGLARSTVDRITATLARMGYVRFDGRDVHLSPRLMELGNAYLSALRLPALLSPYADALADELDESVSLAVADQDGIRFIHQATRRRAMSLSFRIGDLLPAERTAPGPLFATEWTAADWQRWRDRRAADPRDLSFTAVPPRTHRPDTRDDDTFVRRTEEASAHGWSLDDQLIEPGLVAISVPVRAPGADRRIASVASVVSHTSRHTARNLRTTLLPRLRSTVEAMERELRDTPPPEPGPPPADLALWTGASKQQLGREFIESLARGLTVLTAFGEGREELTLTEVARATGLARATARRALITYEHLGLVAPSGRTFTPTPRVLSLGFPPLSRTTLSEIAQPHLADLTSRIHESTSLAVLSDSGEEIQYTARVTTARVMSVTITVGTRLPAYATAPGRVLLADTRDEGALASVRSQGYALVDEELEEGLRSVAVPIRDRSGRVVAALNTALHASRRTPRECVTDLLPELTATATRIQTDFHAAARFTHVPAS
- a CDS encoding tyrosine-type recombinase/integrase yields the protein MARKRNPNGAGSIRQRKDGRYEGRVYVPQPDGTRARKTVYGNTWDECDEKHQELVRRARQGIPTPTRSAKLSEWLPYWLAQYVEPRRKLSTYDKYEMHVRRYLVPLLGTKRLESLSVADVRRFTTRVQSTTTAATAKEAHRMLRTALTAALREKLITRNVASLVEPPRVKQRDISPWTLEETLTFLEAARRDPLYAAFVLAIAMGLRRGELVGLRWSGGDLDNRVLHVRQQTQRRRGTLYDDDPKSRRRRVIPMPALCIAPLRWHRLRQRAAFARTGIAWDEKGYVFATRNGRPVEPRNVYRSFTRVAADAELRVVRLHDARHGCATLLTAAGVAPRVIMEILGHSQISITMDVYTHVVHDTQREAISHMDRLLRRRRPAA
- a CDS encoding helix-turn-helix domain-containing protein: MNSPLPTSHQALTVPEVMTALRMSRFKVYDLIRSKRLPSFTEGRLRRVPADAVATYMKNRLEEAA